The following proteins come from a genomic window of Metarhizium brunneum chromosome 2, complete sequence:
- the MAPKBP1 gene encoding Mitogen-activated protein kinase-binding protein 1 encodes MAAIVTPSNNRLKLTPSNSPFLSRPSRSLMRGRSMHEPRLSLRRVVGTTCRSPTGFDTVNSSFAYIAGGAVVVVDVEGQLYSQRFYRARPTAVPMYSVSSSQNAPSTPTATTPKANDSRNRVAPNCRDSGYSPVDWATDPPSGSRTWTSRERIKAATCLALSPDGRYLAVGETGYAPRVLIFSLLDVSSDTPLVSISEHAFGVTAVAWSEDSKYLASLGAANDGFLFVWKIDPRTGAAKLFQQNRCTSFIRDMVWIGNSLITLGVRHVKAWKIEDGASVSPTKPKFSGDGTPSTPTSQKTLPGRNMLLGSLLEATFSCAAVDGKSLILCTEAGDVCILDDDDRQMKLTKVLNLEFTITTITIRNSVAYIGGKDGHFATLDVEGVMDGCAASVLTTSQTSAGVVALGFLPDKLVTIDSKQSIDIWNPDYLLGQHVEAVAHIPIPGHGEPIIGVHSLYRPNKANAAFVTWSASGNVTFWDVDGQVKLTLDVPVDNSDSDNELTLPNQLTSARTTKSGKLLVTADRQGIVKVIDVDSKDYLLDIKAHSSDCLCISIYDEESKFLMACCGRDRTAQLFHRDSTGRIEHFQTLEFAAKVIQVLIPTDNKVITCSLDRTLQVHDIVSREGEPDIIAAIPSKVISLKSSPTSMTMGPDNRTIFVSSLDRSIYQYDLASGRQIFCFKCMDEGGVETAVLDSLFVGQWPSKDLDFLLGSSNTDKSIRLYDANSGAFLDREWGHTEAINGVSLVEDDDGTRKVVSVGSDGTIMVWTLDLNDPSPRSMSRDPSPVKEANNNSSRPTLRKVLSKAELAEFQRPSPSPAGRRSPPRSLRRRTSRLNLGTAPSVNRTPAGNLATSPSDSAISEDTPSRRRPSEINRGDSPPASPKSRVSRRPSMPVLSAVAKRKSSSNLRGVGSLNMATEQACRTLRAYRKKLSSAEPITAEGLTELDQELRLTAAALGDRAIRSKAMNETVLSGLLDQYSERLVTLLDEKLRLTNQLPKDREIETTSSDDRPRSADGSSSSSSP; translated from the coding sequence ATGGCTGCGATTGTTACTCCCTCCAACAACCGGCTGAAGCTGACGCCGTCCAACTCACCATTTCTATCAAGGCCGTCCAGATCCCTAATGCGTGGCCGTTCGATGCACGAGCCACGGCTGTCCCTTAGGAGAGTTGTCGGCACCACTTGTCGCTCACCGACGGGCTTTGATACTGTCAATTCCTCCTTTGCCTACATTGCTGGGGGTGCCGTTGTGGTTGTCGATGTCGAGGGCCAGCTTTATTCACAACGTTTCTACAGAGCTCGTCCTACAGCTGTGCCCATGTACTCAGTATCAAGCTCGCAGAATGCTCCTTCGACTCCGACTGCAACGACGCCTAAAGCCAACGACAGCCGCAATCGAGTGGCTCCCAACTGTAGGGATTCAGGTTACAGCCCGGTGGACTGGGCGACTGATCCGCCAAGCGGTTCCAGGACGTGGACAAGCCGGGAGAGGATCAAAGCTGCTACGTGCCTAGCTTTGAGTCCGGACGGCAGGTATCTGGCTGTGGGTGAGACTGGATATGCCCCCCGGGTTTTGATTTTCAGCCTTCTGGACGTGTCGTCGGACACGCCGCTAGTCTCTATCAGCGAGCATGCCTTTGGGGTCACGGCGGTCGCTTGGTCTGAGGATTCTAAATATCTTGCGTCGCTCGGTGCCGCAAACGATggcttcctcttcgtctGGAAGATTGACCCACGAACTGGAGCTGCTAAGCTCTTTCAGCAAAACAGATGCACATCATTTATCAGAGACATGGTTTGGATTGGTAACAGCCTCATTACCTTGGGTGTGCGGCACGTCAAGGCGTGGAAAATTGAGGATGGAGCCTCTGTCTCGCCGACCAAGCCCAAGTTTTCGGGCGATGGGACGCCATCCACCCCAACATCACAAAAGACCTTGCCTGGCCGAAATATGCTCTTGGGCAGCTTGTTGGAGGCCACTTTTAGTTGTGCTGCCGTTGACGGCAAGAGTCTTATTCTTTGCACGGAGGCTGGTGATGTCTGCATTCTCGATGACGACGATAGGCAGATGAAATTGACAAAAGTCTTGAACCTGGAGTTCACCATCACGACAATCACAATTCGTAACAGTGTTGCATATATTggaggcaaagatggccattTCGCAACACTTGATGTTGAAGGCGTCATGGATGGCTGCGCAGCGAGTGTTTTGACGACCAGCCAAACATCGGCTGGTGTTGTCGCTCTCGGTTTTCTTCCGGATAAGTTGGTGACCATTGATTCAAAGCAGTCAATTGATATTTGGAACCCTGACTATTTACTCGGACAACATGTCGAAGCTGTCGCTCATATCCCGATTCCCGGGCATGGGGAGCCCATCATTGGCGTTCATTCATTATATCGACCGAACAAGGCAAACGCTGCCTTCGTCACCTGGTCTGCGTCAGGGAACGTAACGTTTTGGGACGTAGATGGACAGGTCAAGCTTACTCTCGATGTCCCTGTCGACAATTCAGATTCAGACAATGAGCTCACTTTGCCAAACCAGCTCACTAGCGCCCGCACCACAAAGAGCGGAAAGCTACTAGTGACAGCGGATCGTCAGGGAATTGTGAAAGTCATCGACGTAGATTCCAAGGACTACCTTCTGGATATCAAGGCACATTCGTCAGACTGTCTTTGCATCAGTATATATGATGAGGAGTCTAAGTTTCTTATGGCCTGCTGTGGCAGAGACCGGACTGCCCAGTTATTTCACCGAGACTCCACTGGTCGGATTGAGCATTTCCAGACTCTTGAGTTTGCTGCAAAAGTTATCCAGGTGCTCATCCCGACAGATAACAAAGTCATCACGTGTTCACTTGACCGCACGTTGCAGGTACATGACATCGTCTCCCGAGAGGGAGAGCCTGATATTATTGCAGCTATTCCCTCCAAGGTTATTTCTTTAAAATCATCACCTACTTCAATGACCATGGGTCCAGACAACAGGACtatttttgtttcttctttagATCGGTCCATTTATCAATATGACTTGGCAAGTGGCAGACAAATTTTCTGTTTTAAATGCATGGATGAGGGCGGTGTGGAAACCGCCGTTTTGGATTCTCTGTTTGTAGGCCAGTGGCCCTCCAAGGACCTTGACTTCTTGCTGGGGTCATCAAATACTGATAAATCCATACGACTCTATGACGCCAATTCAGGCGCATTTTTGGACAGAGAATGGGGCCACACAGAAGCAATCAACGGCGTCTCTTTagttgaagatgacgacggcacgAGGAAAGTTGTCAGCGTGGGTTCGGATGGAACGATTATGGTTTGGACGCTGGATCTAAACGATCCTTCACCGAGGTCGATGAGCAGGGATCCATCGCCGGTGAAGGAGGCAAACAACAATAGTAGTCGACCGACGTTGCGAAAGGTTCTATCTAAGGCGGAGCTGGCCGAATTTCAACGTCCATCACCATCGCCAGCCGGACGTCGGTCACCTCCACGATCATTGCGCCGCCGAACATCTCGGCTCAATCTTGGAACCGCCCCGTCAGTAAATCGAACACCGGCTGGAAACCTGGCAACCAGCCCAAGTGACAGCGCAATCAGTGAAGACACcccatcaaggagaaggcctTCGGAGATTAACAGGGGTGACAGCCCTCCTGCCAGTCCAAAGTCGAGGGTTAGTAGAAGGCCCTCCATGCCAGTTTTGTCTGCTGTCGCCAAGAGGAAGTCCTCATCAAATCTTCGTGGGGTCGGCTCTTTGAATATGGCAACAGAGCAGGCTTGCCGCACTCTGCGTGCATACAGAAAGAAACTGTCGTCTGCTGAGCCCATTACTGCTGAAGGCTTGACAGAGTTGGATCAGGAATTGCGCCTCACAGCTGCTGCGCTTGGCGATCGCGCCATCAGAAGCAAGGCTATGAACGAGACAGTACTCAGTGGCCTTTTAGACCAGTACTCGGAGAGGCTAGTGACTTTATTGGATGAAAAACTGCGGCTTACCAACCAGCTGCCCAAGGATCGGGAAATTGAGACCACCAGCAGTGACGATCGACCTCGCAGTGCGGATGGCTCGTCAagctcctcgtctccataa